The genomic interval CTGGCGCTGATGCGGCGCTGGGGCATGCTCGACGGCGAGGAGATCCCGCAGCCGAACATCAACGTCAAACTGGTCATCGACTTCCTGGACCAGTATTCCGACGACATGTCGCTGTCGTTCCTGGGCACCGTGATTCCCATGCTCGAGGTGGCGCTGGACGGCGCACTGGTCAAGTTCATCATGGACGAGATCGAGGACCCGGTCTGCCAGGCGGTGTTCAAGCGCATCAATGCCGACGAATCCCGCCATCTGGCCGTGGATTTCGCGGTGATGGACGTGCTGGGTCACGCGGAGATGCGCAAGCTGCTGATCGAACTGGTCGGCGGCTGGGTGAAACCGACATTCCTGATCGGTGTGCTCAGTTATGTGCCGCTGCTGAACAAGATGCGCGACAACATCGTGGCGATGGGCGTCGACGAGGAGAAGCTGTACGCGGCGCTCAAGCGGTACGGCAATGTCGGTGAGCGCAGCGAATTCGCCCGGCGACTGCCGATGTATCAGATCGTGAAGATGCACGGCAGCTGGGTGATCAATCGGCAGCATCCCTACCACCTGCTGGCCGACGCGCTGGTGAAGATCACCGCCCGGGTGCCGAAGGCACTGTTGCGAAAGGACCCGACGTGGTCGAAGGAAATCACCTACGAGCCCGCGGCATGAAAACGATCGACGTCGCCATCATCGGGGCCGGGTTCGCGGGTATCGGGGCCGCCATCCGGTTGCGGCAGAAGGGCGTCCACGATTTCACGCTGTTCGAGCGGGGCACCCGGATCGGCGGGACCTGGCGCGACAACACCTATCCCGGTGCGGCCTGCGATATTCCGTCACGGCTGTACTCCTACAGTTTCGCGCCGAATCCGGATTGGTCGCACACCTACTCCGGCAGCAAGGAGATTCTCGGCTACATCGAGTCGATGGCCGCCGAGTTCGGCCTGCACGAACGGATCCGCTTCGGCCACACCGTAACCGGAATCGAGTTCGACGAGTCCGCCGGACACTGGACCATCGCATTCGACGGGCGCGAACCGGTCCGGGCCCGCTCGGTGGTGCTGGCCTCGGGGCCGCTGGCCAACGCGAGCTTCCCGGCCATCCGCGGTATCGAGGACTATCAGGGACACAAGATCCACAGTGCCCGCTGGGATCACGACTACGACTTCACCGGCAAGAAGGTCGCGGTAGTCGGCACCGGAGCCAGTGCGGTGCAGATCATTCCGGAGCTGGTGCGGCAGGCGGCCTCGGTCAAGGTGTTCCAGCGGACGCCCGGCTGGGTGCTGCCGCGCGTCAACCGGCGCACCAGCCCGCTGCTCAAACAGCTCTACCGGCAGGTGCCCGCCGCCGAATCGCTGGCCCGGCAGATCTGGTTCTACGGGCACGAATCGGTGGCACTCGGCGTGGTCTGGAACACCCCGCTGACCCGCGTGGTGGAAATGGCCGGCAAGGCGCAGCTGCGCCGGCAGGTCAAGGATCCGTGGCTGCGCCGCCAGCTCACGCCGGAATTCCGGGCGGGCTGCAAACGGCTGCTGATGACCGACGACTACTACCCGGCGTTGCAGCGGGACAACTGCAAGCTCATCACCTGGCCGATCGCCCGGATCTCGGAAAAGGGCATCCGCACCGCGGAAGGCATTGAGCACCAGGCGGATTGCATCGTCTTCGCGACCGGATTCGATGTGTCGAAGGCGGGCACACCGATCCCGATCGTCGGGCGCGACGGCCGGGTACTGGCCGAGGAATGGTCCAGGGGCGCCTACGCGTACAAGAGCGTCGCGGTGTCGGGGTATCCGAATCTGTTCTTCACTTTCGGCCCGAACTCCGGCCCCGGCCACAATTCGGCGCTGGTGTACATGGAGGCGCAGCTGGACTATCTGTCCGACGCCATCAAGACCATCCTGGACCGGAACCTGCGCGTACTCGACGTGCGCCGGGACAAGCAGGACCGATACAACGCGGCCATCCAGCGCCGGCTCACCGCCACCACCTGGAATTCGGGCTGCCACAGCTGGTACCTCACCGAGGACGGTTTCAACGCGACCATGTACCCGGGTTTCGCGACGCAGTACGTCAACCAGCTGCGGACCCTGAAACTGGACGACTACGAGGTGCTGCCCGCCAGCCCGGCGCGGCCGAAGATCGCCGCCGTGTCGTGACGGTCGCGGTTCGCGGCTCCCGGATCGGGAGTCGCGAACTGTCGGTGCCGTCGGCGCTGGCAAACGGTTCCGGCCGTTAGACTCGATCGGCGATCGGGTTGTCGGAGCGTCGGTAGCGGCGCATGGTGGGCGAGGGAAGGTGGGATCGATGCCGGAGTACCGGATCGACGACCTCGCTCGCGCCGCGGGCACCACCACCCGCAATGTCCGCGCTTATCAGGAACGCGGCCTGCTCCCGCCGCCGATCGGCAAGGACGGCCGAGCCAGCCTCTACGGCGACGGGCATCTCGAGCGCCTGCGCCTGATCGACGCTCTGCTGCAGCGCGGTTTCACCACCGCCCACATCGCCGACTTCATCACCAGCTGGGAAACCGGCAAGGACCTCACCGAGGTCCTCGGCCTACAGCACGCGGTCACCGCGCCGTGGGGCGCCGACGAAACCTTCGAGGTCTCCCGCGAACTCATCGGGACCATTCTCGGCACCGACACCGATGAACTCGTCGAAC from Nocardia goodfellowii carries:
- a CDS encoding ferritin-like domain-containing protein, coding for MAMDFDDMLRKIKDRQWALADIDWDAPGAETISPELHAKLKPFMADLMWIENVGARGFAAMAKKAPTETLREIYRYFHAEEQKHANAELALMRRWGMLDGEEIPQPNINVKLVIDFLDQYSDDMSLSFLGTVIPMLEVALDGALVKFIMDEIEDPVCQAVFKRINADESRHLAVDFAVMDVLGHAEMRKLLIELVGGWVKPTFLIGVLSYVPLLNKMRDNIVAMGVDEEKLYAALKRYGNVGERSEFARRLPMYQIVKMHGSWVINRQHPYHLLADALVKITARVPKALLRKDPTWSKEITYEPAA
- a CDS encoding flavin-containing monooxygenase; translation: MKTIDVAIIGAGFAGIGAAIRLRQKGVHDFTLFERGTRIGGTWRDNTYPGAACDIPSRLYSYSFAPNPDWSHTYSGSKEILGYIESMAAEFGLHERIRFGHTVTGIEFDESAGHWTIAFDGREPVRARSVVLASGPLANASFPAIRGIEDYQGHKIHSARWDHDYDFTGKKVAVVGTGASAVQIIPELVRQAASVKVFQRTPGWVLPRVNRRTSPLLKQLYRQVPAAESLARQIWFYGHESVALGVVWNTPLTRVVEMAGKAQLRRQVKDPWLRRQLTPEFRAGCKRLLMTDDYYPALQRDNCKLITWPIARISEKGIRTAEGIEHQADCIVFATGFDVSKAGTPIPIVGRDGRVLAEEWSRGAYAYKSVAVSGYPNLFFTFGPNSGPGHNSALVYMEAQLDYLSDAIKTILDRNLRVLDVRRDKQDRYNAAIQRRLTATTWNSGCHSWYLTEDGFNATMYPGFATQYVNQLRTLKLDDYEVLPASPARPKIAAVS